The following are encoded together in the Chanodichthys erythropterus isolate Z2021 chromosome 16, ASM2448905v1, whole genome shotgun sequence genome:
- the fyco1b gene encoding FYVE and coiled-coil domain-containing protein 1 isoform X2 yields MTVPAFTSSAINWSTYCKYGTVFKFDQKERTTFLGSRKDYWDYFCDCLAKIKGANDGIRFVKSISELKTSLGKGRAFIRYCLVHQRLADTLQQCLMNYKITCEWYYERSPFLKSHLNIDIVNHLYELNEVQFDVASRGHDLDSDWPTFARKTLGSALSPAHLWKPPSRCSSVNSLVSTYSQQAQEFPPGQEFGSSLLGDLGELGELSCSTSEDLRIELDQSELKQKELQEKVQQLTSEAADLRAVLSDLQGQLLAKGPNQEKEGEPSTGEQEVVKAVRECTDRLHTTTQDLGALRTSERNLESKLSIAENRNMELLAKLDGALSEKGQQAANYCDSAWKIQELLKKLKEAEEDRIESKRESENRARLAERLAQELTLQEEKLKEMEGKLDTFRVSADKERTTAMQQADELQVTISHLQGALSLKEREAGNLQTQLQDVQRALEAQEGQLEEHKKRMQEELQHRSVLEEQLNTKMNELSTSNQKIRQLENHNQRLTAESQSFQTQAKKLEEYKSQCTSLMEINAKLIQTVKRNEESSKELAQIKTALERELITAQASQRQLRSKLESAGLTVENQNLEKCIQNGQMNNEETEIEQLGEKSISSLEELDDSAAVPQENKRMYSTHLLEAIESSTTDNGESTSRLALAEAQLELNMKEVSRLQEEVMELRAQLLVSSEERIKIHALQEVTEASREDLRAQTEQLKSQVEELNRRHVEELLRCHEREDTLVKERDMAAKVRAEIQTSMTAMREELHLLKKQNSTLALENGEAREALHRANTETAELGVHVCMLTGQNEEAKLRWEELSTKLQELQMEAQEEVKTLSDSMEAMSKDNARLQEQLKQTEGLPEAMQKLQERLEQAEEEAKSLQEIRQREVDTLRSQLSDEAVHHQSQMQDLNEEMDALRKRLDNEIEKVSSLESKVLELESVNSDHSQMIEKKNALIGDSETVIHQKEEQIKNLRMDLSRAEKELTLAQQSCHELSVNLNRSAMEKQDTELKMSAEIDDLFRTKKNLEERLIELIREKDALWQKSDALEFEQKLRSEEQTDRDVTYCLSCRNHFGWMLHRHNCRLCGRPFCYYCCSYAVSVGGAKERCCKDCFTQHNAAQERHPKANLGSPIRSMSSPTRSSTPGIPWELKTPGPDDTAYDIITEEEVNCTHDSDSYYTTALSPETLQLSSSDVASTEDSDELIGSVQDAEICLLKSGEMTLSVPFSVKDVNQFGDTSRELFIKSSCYSAILITAAHPGPTISWIFSSKPKSIAFSVVYRESTDTPLEGAKVLIPLTRCNSHKETIQGQLKVRNAGEYTLIFDNSFSRFVSKKVLYKLSVEEPEEANGSDCSS; encoded by the exons ATGACAGTTCCAGCCTTCACAAGTTCTGCTATAAACTGGAGTACCTACTGCAAGTATGGCACAGTTTTTAAG TTTGACCAAAAAGAGAGGACCACATTTCTGGGCAGCAGGAAAGACTACTGGGACTATTTCTGTGACTGCTTGGCCAAGATTAAAGGAGCTAATGACGGCATTCGCTTTGTCAAATCAATCTCTGAG CTGAAGACGTCATTAGGGAAAGGACGGGCTTTCATCCGCTACTGTCTGGTGCACCAAAGGCTGGCAGACACTCTTCAACAATGTCTTATGAACTACAAAATCACATG TGAGTGGTATTACGAACGCAGTCCCTTCCTGAAATCCCATCTGAATATCGATATCGTCAACCACCTGTATGAACTCAATGAGGTCCAGTTTGATGTAGCATCCAGAGGTCACGATCTTGACTCTGACTGGCCTACTTTTGCCAG AAAGACTCTGGGATCAGCTCTCTCACCGGCCCATTTGTGGAAACCACCCAGTCGCTGCTCTAGTGTCAACAGTTTGGTCAGCACTTACTCACAG CAAGCTCAGGAGTTTCCTCCAGGCCAAGAATTCGGCTCCAGTCTGCTAGGTGATCTGGGTGAGTTGGGCGAACTGTCCTGTAGCACTTCTGAGGACCTGCGCATTGAGCTTGACCAATCAGAGTTGAAGCAAAAAGAGCTCCAGGAGAAGGTCCAGCAGCTCACCAGTGAGGCAGCTGATCTGAGAGCTGTGCTCAGTGACCTACAGGGACAACTATTGGCTAAAGGTCCTAATCAAGAGAAAGAAGGAGAACCATCTACAGGGGAGCAGGAGGTGGTAAAAGCTGTCAGAGAGTGCACCGATCGCCTCCATACCACCACACAGGATCTGGGGGCTTTACGGACATCAGAACGCAATCTAGAATCCAAGCTGAGCATTGCGGAGAACAGGAACATGGAGTTGCTGGCAAAGCTCGACGGAGCTCTGAGCGAAAAAGGACAGCAGGCCGCCAACTACTGCGACTCAGCCTGGAAGATCCAAGAGCTCCTGAAAAAGCTAAAGGAGGCTGAAGAAGATAGGATTGAGTCTAAACGAGAGAGCGAAAACCGGGCTAGACTAGCTGAGCGACTTGCCCAGGAGCTGACGCTTCAGGAGGAGAAGCTAAAAGAGATGGAAGGCAAACTGGACACATTTAGAGTCTCTGCTGACAAGGAACGAACAACTGCAATGCAACAGGCTGATGAGCTGCAGGTGACCATCAGTCACCTTCAGGGAGCACTATCTCTGAAGGAGCGGGAAGCAGGGAACCTCCAGACACAGCTTCAGGATGTGCAAAGGGCATTGGAGGCCCAGGAGGGTCAACTGGAGGAGCACAAGAAAAGAATGCAAGAGGAGCTGCAACATAGAAGTGTGCTTGAAGAACAACTAAATACAAAGATGAATGAGTTGTCCACCAGTAACCAGAAGATTCGGCAACTGGAGAATCACAACCAGCGGTTGACTGCAGAGAGTCAAAGCTTCCAAACGCAAGCCAAGAAATTGGAAGAGTACAAGAGCCAGTGCACAAGTTTAATGGAGATCAATGCCAAGCTGATCCAGACTGTGAAAAGAAATGAGGAGAGCAGCAAGGAGCTGGCGCAAATCAAGACCGCTCTAGAGAGAGAACTGATTACTGCACAGGCCTCTCAGAGGCAACTGAGAAGCAAACTGGAGTCAGCTGGACTGACTGTGGAGAACCAAAATCTGGAGAAATGCATACAGAATGGCCAGATGAACAATGAGGAAACCGAAATTGAACAACTTGGGGAGAAGAGTATATCAAGTCTGGAAGAATTAGATGACAGTGCTGCAGTCCCACAGGAGAACAAGAGAATGTATTCTACACACCTCCTGGAAGCTATTGAATCCTCAACAACTGATAATGGAGAATCCACTTCCAGGTTGGCTCTGGCTGAGGCCCAACTTGAACTCAACATGAAGGAGGTTTCCAGACTTCAGGAGGAGGTCATGGAGCTCCGGGCACAGCTATTGGTAAGCTCAGAGGAGAGGATAAAGATCCATGCTCTGCAGGAAGTGACAGAAGCCTCCAGAGAAGACCTCCGTGCTCAAACGGAGCAACTAAAGTCCCAGGTGGAAGAGCTTAACCGCAGGCATGTGGAGGAACTGCTACGCTGCCATGAAAGAGAGGACACTCTGGTAAAGGAGAGGGATATGGCGGCCAAGGTGCGGGCAGAAATCCAAACGAGTATGACTGCTATGAGGGAAGAACTTCACTTGTTGAAAAAGCAGAACAGCACGCTTGCACTTGAGAACGGAGAGGCTCGTGAGGCCTTACATAGGGCCAACACAGAGACAGCAGAGCTCGGGGTTCACGTTTGCATGCTGACGGGGCAGAACGAGGAGGCTAAGCTGCGATGGGAGGAGCTTTCTACCAAACTGCAGGAGCTACAGATGGAGGCACAGGAGGAGGTGAAAACTCTAAGTGATTCGATGGAGGCCATGAGTAAAGATAATGCAAGACTCCAAGAGCAGCTAAAGCAGACTGAGGGACTCCCAGAAGCCATGCAGAAGTTGCAGGAGAGACTTGAACAGGCGGAGGAAGAAGCCAAAAGCCTCCAAGAGATCCGACAGAGGGAAGTGGACACATTGAGGTCCCAGTTGAGCGATGAGGCTGTGCACCACCAAAGTCAAATGCAG GATCTGAATGAGGAAATGGATGCACTGAGGAAGAGGTTGGACAACGAAATCGAGAAAGTCTCAAGTCTTGAGTCCAAAGTTTTGGAGCTTGAG TCTGTCAACAGTGATCACAGTCAGATGATCGAAAAGAAAAATGCCCTCATTGGTGATTCTGAAACTGTAATTCATCAGAAAGAGGAACAGATAAAAAACCTCAGAATGGACTTATCAAG AGCTGAGAAGGAACTGACACTTGCTCAGCAGTCCTGTCATGAACTGAGTGTGAACTTAAACAGAAGTGCAATGGAGAAGCAAGACACTGAACTGAAGATGTCTGCTGAGATAGATGACCTTTTTCGTACCAAAAAGAACCTGGAGGAGAGACTTATTGAGCTCATAAG GGAGAAAGATGCTTTATGGCAGAAGTCAGATGCACTGGAGTTTGAACAGAAACTGAGATCTGaggaacagacagacagagatgtCACATACTGCCTGAGCTGTCGCAATCACTTTGGCTGGATGCTGCACAGACACAACTGCAG GTTATGTGGGCGTCCATTCTGTTACTACTGCTGCAGTTATGCTGTGAGTGTCGGCGGTGCTAAGGAACGCTGTTGTAAAGACTGCTTCACTCAGCACAATGCTGCACAAGAGCGCCACCCAAAGGCAAATCTGGGTAGTCCTATACGTTCAATGTCAAGCCCCACCCGAAGCAGCACACCTGGTATACCAT GGGAACTGAAGACCCCTGGGCCAGATGACACAGCGTATGACATCATCACAGAAGAGGAAGTGAACTGCACCCATGACAGCGACTCGTACTACACCACTGCGCTGTCACCAGAGACACTACAGCT AAGCAGCAGTGACGTCGCCAGCACCGAAGATTCAGACGAGCTGATTGGCTCTGTTCAGGATGCTGAGATCTGCCTGCTGAAATCTGGAGAGATGAC GCTGTCTGTGCCGTTCAGTGTGAAGGACGTGAATCAGTTTGGCGACACGTCCAGAGAACTCTTCATTAAGTCCAGCTGTTACAGTGCCATTCTCATAACCGCTGCACATCCGGGTCCTACAATCAGCTGGATCTTCTCCTCCAAACCCAAGAGCATCGCCTTCAGTGTAGTGTACAGAGAAAGCACAGATACGCCTCTAGAAGGAGCCAAG
- the LOC137003259 gene encoding chemokine XC receptor 1-like, giving the protein MTNQSIIESQLATTTSEEYDYPDYNSTSGIGDEVCNKTKVDQFGRAITPVIFIIVVLFSCVGNSLVLYVLVKYENLKSLTNTFLLNLAISDLIFTFGLPFWAYYYMYGWTLGDFACKAVNYVFYTGYYSSIIFLTVLTVHRYMAVVHPLSVVMCRKSLHCYLTSVVIWIISLFAAVPQAMFNSVVYSPVEVMIEGQTDSTSTVLQLCDFEGEINWKLKTIYLQNFFFVVAFVIIAFCYTVILARLLRPTSHTRKKTVQLILFIVVFFFLGWGPYNVAIFLDSLISWGISPFNECDVSKSVDYWIYISRMMAFSHCCLNPVFYVFMGIKFRNHLKKMLWTFCKKNNEPQNRNSRLIYSNGEEISMY; this is encoded by the coding sequence ATGACAAACCAATCAATAATTGAAAGTCAGCTTGCAACAACTACCAGTGAAGAATATGATTATCCTGATTACAATTCAACCAGTGGTATAGGAGATGAAGTCTGTAACAAGACAAAAGTTGACCAGTTTGGAAGAGCCATCACTCCAGTCATTTTTATCATCGTTGTTCTGTTCAGCTGTGTGGGAAACTCATTGGTCCTGTATGTCCTTGTGAAGTATGAAAATCTGAAATCCCTCACCAACACATTCCTGTTAAATTTGGCTATCTCTGATCTGATTTTCACCTTTGGCCTGCCTTTCTGGGCTTACTACTACATGTATGGCTGGACTCTTGGAGATTTTGCTTGCAAAGCAGTTAACTATGTGTTCTACACGGGATATTACAGCAGCATCATCTTCCTGACAGTTTTGACTGTCCACCGCTACATGGCCGTGGTTCACCCCTTGTCAGTGGTCATGTGTAGGAAGAGCCTGCATTGCTACCTAACATCAGTTGTCATCTGGATCATCAGTCTTTTCGCTGCTGTCCCACAAGCCATGTTCAACTCTGTTGTGTACAGCCCCGTTGAAGTAATGATAGAGGGTCAAACTGACAGCACCAGCACTGTTCTGCAGCTTTGTGATTTTGAAGGTGAAATTAATTGGAAGCTTAAAACTATATACTTGCAAAATTTCTTTTTCGTGGTTGCATTTGTGATCATTGCTTTTTGCTACACTGTGATCCTGGCACGGCTGCTTCGACCAACATCTCACACTCGTAAGAAGACAGTGCAGCTCATCCTCTTcatagtggtgttttttttcttgGGATGGGGGCCATACAACGTGGCCATATTTCTGGACTCTCTGATTTCATGGGGAATCTCTCCTTTTAATGAGTGTGACGTCAGTAAATCTGTAGACTATTGGATCTACATTTCTCGGATGATGGCTTTCTCACACTGCTGCCTGAATcctgtgttttatgtttttatgggGATAAAATTCAGAAACCACTTGAAGAAAATGTTATGGACTTTCTGTAAGAAGAACAATGAGCCTCAGAATCGAAACAGCAGGCTTATTTACTCCAACGGTGAAGAAATATCAATGTATTAG
- the fyco1b gene encoding FYVE and coiled-coil domain-containing protein 1 isoform X1, with protein MSTVGENQLQRIIRDLHDAVSELSKEHCDTGEPISDDSSSLHKFCYKLEYLLQFDQKERTTFLGSRKDYWDYFCDCLAKIKGANDGIRFVKSISELKTSLGKGRAFIRYCLVHQRLADTLQQCLMNYKITCEWYYERSPFLKSHLNIDIVNHLYELNEVQFDVASRGHDLDSDWPTFARKTLGSALSPAHLWKPPSRCSSVNSLVSTYSQQAQEFPPGQEFGSSLLGDLGELGELSCSTSEDLRIELDQSELKQKELQEKVQQLTSEAADLRAVLSDLQGQLLAKGPNQEKEGEPSTGEQEVVKAVRECTDRLHTTTQDLGALRTSERNLESKLSIAENRNMELLAKLDGALSEKGQQAANYCDSAWKIQELLKKLKEAEEDRIESKRESENRARLAERLAQELTLQEEKLKEMEGKLDTFRVSADKERTTAMQQADELQVTISHLQGALSLKEREAGNLQTQLQDVQRALEAQEGQLEEHKKRMQEELQHRSVLEEQLNTKMNELSTSNQKIRQLENHNQRLTAESQSFQTQAKKLEEYKSQCTSLMEINAKLIQTVKRNEESSKELAQIKTALERELITAQASQRQLRSKLESAGLTVENQNLEKCIQNGQMNNEETEIEQLGEKSISSLEELDDSAAVPQENKRMYSTHLLEAIESSTTDNGESTSRLALAEAQLELNMKEVSRLQEEVMELRAQLLVSSEERIKIHALQEVTEASREDLRAQTEQLKSQVEELNRRHVEELLRCHEREDTLVKERDMAAKVRAEIQTSMTAMREELHLLKKQNSTLALENGEAREALHRANTETAELGVHVCMLTGQNEEAKLRWEELSTKLQELQMEAQEEVKTLSDSMEAMSKDNARLQEQLKQTEGLPEAMQKLQERLEQAEEEAKSLQEIRQREVDTLRSQLSDEAVHHQSQMQDLNEEMDALRKRLDNEIEKVSSLESKVLELESVNSDHSQMIEKKNALIGDSETVIHQKEEQIKNLRMDLSRAEKELTLAQQSCHELSVNLNRSAMEKQDTELKMSAEIDDLFRTKKNLEERLIELIREKDALWQKSDALEFEQKLRSEEQTDRDVTYCLSCRNHFGWMLHRHNCRLCGRPFCYYCCSYAVSVGGAKERCCKDCFTQHNAAQERHPKANLGSPIRSMSSPTRSSTPGIPWELKTPGPDDTAYDIITEEEVNCTHDSDSYYTTALSPETLQLSSSDVASTEDSDELIGSVQDAEICLLKSGEMTLSVPFSVKDVNQFGDTSRELFIKSSCYSAILITAAHPGPTISWIFSSKPKSIAFSVVYRESTDTPLEGAKVLIPLTRCNSHKETIQGQLKVRNAGEYTLIFDNSFSRFVSKKVLYKLSVEEPEEANGSDCSS; from the exons ATGAGTACAGTCGGAGAAAACCAGCTGCAGAGAATAATCAGAGATCTGCATG ATGCAGTTTCTGAGTTGAGCAAAGAACATTGTGATACTGGAGAGCCCATCAGCGATGACAGTTCCAGCCTTCACAAGTTCTGCTATAAACTGGAGTACCTACTGCAA TTTGACCAAAAAGAGAGGACCACATTTCTGGGCAGCAGGAAAGACTACTGGGACTATTTCTGTGACTGCTTGGCCAAGATTAAAGGAGCTAATGACGGCATTCGCTTTGTCAAATCAATCTCTGAG CTGAAGACGTCATTAGGGAAAGGACGGGCTTTCATCCGCTACTGTCTGGTGCACCAAAGGCTGGCAGACACTCTTCAACAATGTCTTATGAACTACAAAATCACATG TGAGTGGTATTACGAACGCAGTCCCTTCCTGAAATCCCATCTGAATATCGATATCGTCAACCACCTGTATGAACTCAATGAGGTCCAGTTTGATGTAGCATCCAGAGGTCACGATCTTGACTCTGACTGGCCTACTTTTGCCAG AAAGACTCTGGGATCAGCTCTCTCACCGGCCCATTTGTGGAAACCACCCAGTCGCTGCTCTAGTGTCAACAGTTTGGTCAGCACTTACTCACAG CAAGCTCAGGAGTTTCCTCCAGGCCAAGAATTCGGCTCCAGTCTGCTAGGTGATCTGGGTGAGTTGGGCGAACTGTCCTGTAGCACTTCTGAGGACCTGCGCATTGAGCTTGACCAATCAGAGTTGAAGCAAAAAGAGCTCCAGGAGAAGGTCCAGCAGCTCACCAGTGAGGCAGCTGATCTGAGAGCTGTGCTCAGTGACCTACAGGGACAACTATTGGCTAAAGGTCCTAATCAAGAGAAAGAAGGAGAACCATCTACAGGGGAGCAGGAGGTGGTAAAAGCTGTCAGAGAGTGCACCGATCGCCTCCATACCACCACACAGGATCTGGGGGCTTTACGGACATCAGAACGCAATCTAGAATCCAAGCTGAGCATTGCGGAGAACAGGAACATGGAGTTGCTGGCAAAGCTCGACGGAGCTCTGAGCGAAAAAGGACAGCAGGCCGCCAACTACTGCGACTCAGCCTGGAAGATCCAAGAGCTCCTGAAAAAGCTAAAGGAGGCTGAAGAAGATAGGATTGAGTCTAAACGAGAGAGCGAAAACCGGGCTAGACTAGCTGAGCGACTTGCCCAGGAGCTGACGCTTCAGGAGGAGAAGCTAAAAGAGATGGAAGGCAAACTGGACACATTTAGAGTCTCTGCTGACAAGGAACGAACAACTGCAATGCAACAGGCTGATGAGCTGCAGGTGACCATCAGTCACCTTCAGGGAGCACTATCTCTGAAGGAGCGGGAAGCAGGGAACCTCCAGACACAGCTTCAGGATGTGCAAAGGGCATTGGAGGCCCAGGAGGGTCAACTGGAGGAGCACAAGAAAAGAATGCAAGAGGAGCTGCAACATAGAAGTGTGCTTGAAGAACAACTAAATACAAAGATGAATGAGTTGTCCACCAGTAACCAGAAGATTCGGCAACTGGAGAATCACAACCAGCGGTTGACTGCAGAGAGTCAAAGCTTCCAAACGCAAGCCAAGAAATTGGAAGAGTACAAGAGCCAGTGCACAAGTTTAATGGAGATCAATGCCAAGCTGATCCAGACTGTGAAAAGAAATGAGGAGAGCAGCAAGGAGCTGGCGCAAATCAAGACCGCTCTAGAGAGAGAACTGATTACTGCACAGGCCTCTCAGAGGCAACTGAGAAGCAAACTGGAGTCAGCTGGACTGACTGTGGAGAACCAAAATCTGGAGAAATGCATACAGAATGGCCAGATGAACAATGAGGAAACCGAAATTGAACAACTTGGGGAGAAGAGTATATCAAGTCTGGAAGAATTAGATGACAGTGCTGCAGTCCCACAGGAGAACAAGAGAATGTATTCTACACACCTCCTGGAAGCTATTGAATCCTCAACAACTGATAATGGAGAATCCACTTCCAGGTTGGCTCTGGCTGAGGCCCAACTTGAACTCAACATGAAGGAGGTTTCCAGACTTCAGGAGGAGGTCATGGAGCTCCGGGCACAGCTATTGGTAAGCTCAGAGGAGAGGATAAAGATCCATGCTCTGCAGGAAGTGACAGAAGCCTCCAGAGAAGACCTCCGTGCTCAAACGGAGCAACTAAAGTCCCAGGTGGAAGAGCTTAACCGCAGGCATGTGGAGGAACTGCTACGCTGCCATGAAAGAGAGGACACTCTGGTAAAGGAGAGGGATATGGCGGCCAAGGTGCGGGCAGAAATCCAAACGAGTATGACTGCTATGAGGGAAGAACTTCACTTGTTGAAAAAGCAGAACAGCACGCTTGCACTTGAGAACGGAGAGGCTCGTGAGGCCTTACATAGGGCCAACACAGAGACAGCAGAGCTCGGGGTTCACGTTTGCATGCTGACGGGGCAGAACGAGGAGGCTAAGCTGCGATGGGAGGAGCTTTCTACCAAACTGCAGGAGCTACAGATGGAGGCACAGGAGGAGGTGAAAACTCTAAGTGATTCGATGGAGGCCATGAGTAAAGATAATGCAAGACTCCAAGAGCAGCTAAAGCAGACTGAGGGACTCCCAGAAGCCATGCAGAAGTTGCAGGAGAGACTTGAACAGGCGGAGGAAGAAGCCAAAAGCCTCCAAGAGATCCGACAGAGGGAAGTGGACACATTGAGGTCCCAGTTGAGCGATGAGGCTGTGCACCACCAAAGTCAAATGCAG GATCTGAATGAGGAAATGGATGCACTGAGGAAGAGGTTGGACAACGAAATCGAGAAAGTCTCAAGTCTTGAGTCCAAAGTTTTGGAGCTTGAG TCTGTCAACAGTGATCACAGTCAGATGATCGAAAAGAAAAATGCCCTCATTGGTGATTCTGAAACTGTAATTCATCAGAAAGAGGAACAGATAAAAAACCTCAGAATGGACTTATCAAG AGCTGAGAAGGAACTGACACTTGCTCAGCAGTCCTGTCATGAACTGAGTGTGAACTTAAACAGAAGTGCAATGGAGAAGCAAGACACTGAACTGAAGATGTCTGCTGAGATAGATGACCTTTTTCGTACCAAAAAGAACCTGGAGGAGAGACTTATTGAGCTCATAAG GGAGAAAGATGCTTTATGGCAGAAGTCAGATGCACTGGAGTTTGAACAGAAACTGAGATCTGaggaacagacagacagagatgtCACATACTGCCTGAGCTGTCGCAATCACTTTGGCTGGATGCTGCACAGACACAACTGCAG GTTATGTGGGCGTCCATTCTGTTACTACTGCTGCAGTTATGCTGTGAGTGTCGGCGGTGCTAAGGAACGCTGTTGTAAAGACTGCTTCACTCAGCACAATGCTGCACAAGAGCGCCACCCAAAGGCAAATCTGGGTAGTCCTATACGTTCAATGTCAAGCCCCACCCGAAGCAGCACACCTGGTATACCAT GGGAACTGAAGACCCCTGGGCCAGATGACACAGCGTATGACATCATCACAGAAGAGGAAGTGAACTGCACCCATGACAGCGACTCGTACTACACCACTGCGCTGTCACCAGAGACACTACAGCT AAGCAGCAGTGACGTCGCCAGCACCGAAGATTCAGACGAGCTGATTGGCTCTGTTCAGGATGCTGAGATCTGCCTGCTGAAATCTGGAGAGATGAC GCTGTCTGTGCCGTTCAGTGTGAAGGACGTGAATCAGTTTGGCGACACGTCCAGAGAACTCTTCATTAAGTCCAGCTGTTACAGTGCCATTCTCATAACCGCTGCACATCCGGGTCCTACAATCAGCTGGATCTTCTCCTCCAAACCCAAGAGCATCGCCTTCAGTGTAGTGTACAGAGAAAGCACAGATACGCCTCTAGAAGGAGCCAAG